In the Gymnogyps californianus isolate 813 chromosome 3, ASM1813914v2, whole genome shotgun sequence genome, one interval contains:
- the FBXO5 gene encoding F-box only protein 5 yields the protein MKSNLNHSFKMKCDFDSVSLHAGFAPLKSAVEKTRLEESCPLNYEEGFCKSCAEEHQKILLSDSYHAATRNLDLEDEGRPVHNKENKQVTQRLEEGIYEVEALENSKFNEDSGYSSMLSNQYADAIEHEDSIPLAGNLCGTPKHCLMKNQNQAQFSKKTLLPVIHYEEMICSTLKKSGKRNLKSWAAVDRIVFRGKVELCNLIGKKMGLDRIDILAELFQKNLKHILANILRHLGEMDLINFAKVSTTWQKILQQDKWIFQMYSKAVKNLSNGTKASEHTATREYVLYRAALASIQKATPPNNLNKKGTRSKASKNHSRLMEFSEAAKTLKNTESLKVCSRCGSPAKYDSYLQRATCNRESCGFDFCTKCMCIYHSSSDCMSGKPVKPSSKPGPLPGTKKSKQNLRRL from the exons atgaaatcaaaCCTTAACcactctttcaaaatgaaatgtgattttGATTCTGTGTCTCTTCACGCTGGGTTTGCACCATTGAAATCTGCTGTGGAGAAAACAAGACTGGAAGAATCCTGCCCCTTGAATTATGAGGAAGGCTTTTGTAAAAGCTGTGCTGAAGAGCATCAGAAAATACTCCTTAGTGACTCATACCATGCGGCCACCAGAAATCTAGATCTTGAAGATGAAGGAAGACCTGTacataacaaagaaaacaaacaagtaacCCAGAGACTTGAGGAAGGTATCTATGAAGTGGAGGCActggaaaacagtaaatttaATGAGGACAGTGGTTATTCCTCTATGTTAAGTAATCAATACGCTGATGCAATAGAACATGAGGATAGTATACCTTTGGCTGGGAATCTCTGTGGCACACCAAAGCATTGTCTCATGAAGAACCAAAATCAAGCACAGTTTTCAAAGAAGACTTTGTTGCCAGTAATCCATTACGAAGAAATGATTTGCTCAACTTTGAAAAAAAGTGGTAAAAGAAATCTCAAGTCTTGGGCTGCGGTAGACAGAATTGTTTTTAGGGGAAAGGTTGAACTTTGTAACctaattggaaagaaaatgggattAGATAGAATAGACATTCTTGCCGAACTCTTCCAAAAGAACTTGAAGCATATATTAGCAAACATTTTAAGGCATCTTGGTGAGATGGATTTAATAAA TTTTGCCAAAGTCAGCACAACATGGCAGAAGATTCTACAACAAGATAAATGGATTTTCCAAATGTATAGTAAAGCTGTGAAAAACCTTTCT aatgGCACTAAGGCATCAGAGCACACTGCAACAAGGGAGTATGTTCTCTACCGAGCAGCTTTAGCTTCCATTCAGAAAGCAACCCCACCAAACAACTTGAATAAAAAAGGCACCAGATCCAAAGCATCTAAGAATCACAGCAGGCTCATGGAGTTTTCTGAG GCTGCCAAGACcttgaaaaacactgaaagccTTAAAGTCTGCAGTCGCTGTGGCTCACCTGCAAAGTATGACTCCTATCTACAAAGAGCAACGTGCAATCGTGAAAGTTGTGGCTTTGACTTTTGCACAAAGTGCATGTGCATCTACCACAGCTCCAGTGACTGTATGAGTGGCAAACCAGTGAAACCCAGCTCTAAGCCAGGGCCGCTTCCTGGaactaagaaaagcaaacagaatcTACGGCGGTTGTGA